TTGGAATTGCAAAAGAAGGCTTAAATATCGTTTCTTGTCCAACTTGTGGAAGAATTGAAGCTGATTTAGTAAGTGCAGTTGCTGAAATAGAAAAAAGAACTGCTCATATAAAAACACCTCTTGATGTTTCAGTTATGGGATGTGTAGTAAATGCAATCGGAGAAGCAAAAAGTGCTGATGTTGCAATTGCTTTTGGAAAAGGTAGCGGACTTGTAATGAAAAAAGGTGAAATTATTGAAAAATTAAGTGGAGATGCACTTATAAATAGATTCATCCAAGAAGTTGAAATTGAAGCAGAAAAAAGAAAATAATGGATAGCGTATATAGTATAAACATTGAAAGAGCTGTATTAAGTTCAATTTTATTTAATCCAGAAGAATTGGAAGATGTTTTAGGTGTTTTAAAACCTAAAGATTTTTATCTTCCTGCTCACAAAAAAATCTTTGAAGTAATGGTTAAACTTCATAATGATGATATGCCAATTGATGAAGAGTTTATAAGAAAAAGACTTGATTCAAAAGATGTAGATGACTCTATTTTATTAGAAATACTTTCAGCAAATCCAATTACAAACACTTTAGCTTATGTGAGAGAAATTAAAGATGGTGCTGTAAAAAGAGAGTTAGCCTCACTAGCAACTACCATAAAAAAAGTTGCAATTGAAGAGGAAGTTAGTGCAAATGAAGCCCTTGATACAATTCAAGGGGAACTTTATAAAATTTCTACTGATAGTGCAACTTCTGAATTAAAAGATATGCATACAATCACCCACGATACCCTTTCATATATTGAAAAGATGAAAAAACTTGGGAATAAACATCTAATTGGAGAAACAACAGGTTTTGATGCTCTTGATAAAAGAACAACTGGTTTTAACGAAGGTGATTTAATAATTATTGCAGCACGTCCAGCAATGGGAAAAACAGCACTTGTTTTAAATATGGCTCTTAAAAATGTAGAAAGAGGAAAAGGTGTAATATTTTTCTCTTTAGAGATGCCCGCTGAACAATTGATGTTAAGGATGCTTTCTGCAAAAACTTCAATTCCATTACAAAATCTAAGAAAAGGTGATATGGATGATTCTCAATGGTCAAATTTGAGTAAAGCTTTTGATGATCTAAATTCAAAAAAACTTTTTGTTGATGATGGTGGAAGTATAAATATTAATCAACTAAGAGCAAGGGTGCGAAAACTTGCTCAAAATGAAGCAAATAATATAAAACTTGTAATTATCGATTATCTTCAACTAATGCAAGGAACTGGAAATAAAGATAGACACCAAGAGGTTTCTGATATTTCAAGGGGATTAAAAATGCTTGCAAGAGAGATGAAAATCCCAATTATTGCACTTTCTCAGCTGAATAGGGGACTTGAAAATAGACCAGATAAAAGACCAATGTTAAGTGATTTAAGAGAGTCTGGAGCTATTGAGCAAGATGCCGATATTATAATGTTTGTTTATAGAGATGACGTTTATAAAGAAAGAGAAGAAGCAAAAAAAGAGAAAGAGGCTAAAGATAAAGGTGAAGATTATAAATCGAAATTTATAAATAAACCAGTTGAAGAAGCAGAAGTAATTATTGGAAAACAAAGAAATGGACCAATAGGTACTGTAAAACTTGATTTTCATAAAGCACTTACTAGATTTATGGATAAAGAGAATGAAAATAGTGCTGCACCAATAGAAGTTATTTTTGAAAATGTTGCTGATGTGGAAAAAGAGACAAATATCGATATTCCTGATATTTTGTAAAAAAGTTATAAACTCATTAATAGAATAATAGTTGTATAATCACTAAACAATTTTAAAAATATAAACTTAAGAACGTAAATTTTAATAGGAAAAAAGATGAAAAAGATTTGTGTAATAGGATTAGGATATGTAGGCTTGCCATTAGCTCATGCCTTTTCTTCAAAATATCAAGTAGTAGGATTTGATATAAATACAAAAAGAATAGAAGAGCTTAATAATGGATTTGATAGAACAGAAGAATTAAATGAAACTCAAGTAAATGAAGCTATTAAAAATGGAATGAAATTTTCTTTAGATATAAATGATATAAAAGATTGTAATGTATTTATAGTAACTGTTCCAACTCCTATTGATAAAAATAATAGACCTGATCTTACACCTTTAATCAAATCATCTCAAACTGTAGGACGTGTTCTAAAAAAAGATGATATAGTAATCTATGAATCTACAGTATATCCAGGTGTAACAGAAGAAGTTTGTGTTCCTGAATTAGAAAAAGTTAGTGGATTAAAATTTAATGTTGACTTTTTTTGTGGTTATTCTCCTGAAAGAATAAACCCAGGTGATAAAGAACATACTGTAACTAAAATTCTAAAAGTAACTTCTGGAAGTACCCCACAAATTGCAACTGTTGTTGATGAACTTTATAAATCAATAATTACAGCAGGAACTCATAAAGCAAGCTCTATAAAAGTAGCAGAAGCTTCAAAAGTTATTGAAAATACTCAAAGAGATGTAAATATTGCATTAATTAATGAATTAGCACTAATCTTTAATACAATGAATATAAATACTAATGAAGTAATAGAAGCAGCAGCAACTAAATGGAACTTTATAAAATTAACTCCAGGACTTGTTGGTGGTCATTGTATTGGTGTTGACCCATATTACCTAACTTATAAAGCTGAAGAATTAGGATATAAACCAAACTTGATTTTAGGCGCAAGACAAATAAATAATGGAATGGCTAAATATATAGCAGAAAAAACAATAAAACTGATGAT
The genomic region above belongs to Arcobacter ellisii and contains:
- a CDS encoding nucleotide sugar dehydrogenase, translating into MKKICVIGLGYVGLPLAHAFSSKYQVVGFDINTKRIEELNNGFDRTEELNETQVNEAIKNGMKFSLDINDIKDCNVFIVTVPTPIDKNNRPDLTPLIKSSQTVGRVLKKDDIVIYESTVYPGVTEEVCVPELEKVSGLKFNVDFFCGYSPERINPGDKEHTVTKILKVTSGSTPQIATVVDELYKSIITAGTHKASSIKVAEASKVIENTQRDVNIALINELALIFNTMNINTNEVIEAAATKWNFIKLTPGLVGGHCIGVDPYYLTYKAEELGYKPNLILGARQINNGMAKYIAEKTIKLMIKKGLQIKDSKVLVLGMTFKENCPDVRNTKVVDIINEMKEYGCVVEVADYWADKNEVKHEYDLDLIENYDLNDYKAIIVAVGHEKYRGLEISTDNKVVFDIKSILPKADARL
- a CDS encoding replicative DNA helicase; translated protein: MDSVYSINIERAVLSSILFNPEELEDVLGVLKPKDFYLPAHKKIFEVMVKLHNDDMPIDEEFIRKRLDSKDVDDSILLEILSANPITNTLAYVREIKDGAVKRELASLATTIKKVAIEEEVSANEALDTIQGELYKISTDSATSELKDMHTITHDTLSYIEKMKKLGNKHLIGETTGFDALDKRTTGFNEGDLIIIAARPAMGKTALVLNMALKNVERGKGVIFFSLEMPAEQLMLRMLSAKTSIPLQNLRKGDMDDSQWSNLSKAFDDLNSKKLFVDDGGSININQLRARVRKLAQNEANNIKLVIIDYLQLMQGTGNKDRHQEVSDISRGLKMLAREMKIPIIALSQLNRGLENRPDKRPMLSDLRESGAIEQDADIIMFVYRDDVYKEREEAKKEKEAKDKGEDYKSKFINKPVEEAEVIIGKQRNGPIGTVKLDFHKALTRFMDKENENSAAPIEVIFENVADVEKETNIDIPDIL